In the Pontibacillus sp. HMF3514 genome, CAAATCCTTGCTCTAGATCAGGAGGCGCAGAAAAAGCTGATACAAATGCTAAAAAATGAACATGAGCTTCCGATTCAGAAATGGGCGCAAGATAATGAAACATAAATCGATAAATCTATGTTAGGATAGTTTCACGAAGATTTTGGGGGAAGAAGAACAATGACAACCATTAACGATATAGCAAAAATGGCCAACGTATCTCGAACAACCGTATCGAGAGCGTTAAATAATAGTGGATATGTAAGTGAAGATGTTCGAAAAAAAATTATGAACATCGTTGAAGAAACCGGATACATGCCAAGTGTGTCGGCAAAATCTCTGCGTACCAAGCGTTCAGGTGTTATCGGAATCATTTTGCCACGCATTTCAACAGAAACAGCTAGTCGATTAGTTAACGGAATTAACGATGTCCTATCGAAACAAGGATTTCAAATTTTACTAACCGATACAGAACTGCAAAAGGATAAAGAGATCGAATACATTCGCTTGCTGAAAAGTCGTCAGGTTGATGGGATTATTTTATCTGCAACGAATATTAACGATGAGCTTTTACAGACCATTCAAGATGTTGACTTACCCTTTGTCTCACTAGGACAAGACTTCCCTGGGGTCACGTCTGTTGTCTATGATGACTACGCTGCATCTGTTGATGTAACAAACATGTTGATACAGAAAGGATATGACAAAATTGCGTTCATCGGCATAGGGGAAGAGGACCCGTCTGTTGGATATGAACGTAAACAGGCATATCTTCAAACAATGGCGAAGCATAACTTGCCTATTCAGGATCAGTGGGTTGAAATTGGGGATTTCTCAATTGATTCAGGCTACGAAGGTATGAAGCGCATCCTGCAAAATACAAGTGAGCAACCCAATGCTGTTTTTGCCGTTACGGACCGTATGGCGATTGGGGCTATGGAATATTTGAAGGAACAAGGGTACCGAATTCCAGAAGATATTGCAGTGACAGGGATTGGTGCATCTGTCATGTCAAAATATGTATCCCCTTCTCTGACTACAGTAGACTATTTTAACAAAGAAGCTGGTGAAGAAGCCGCTCGTGCTCTAATAGCGCAGTTGCAGGGAAAAAATACAAGCAAAAAAATTAAGAATTCCTATAGACTCATTTTGAGAGATAGTGTATAGTGTGACGTAGAAAAAATCATATATGTAATCGTTCACACATTATTTTTTTAGAGAAAGATATAACCGCTTTCATTTTTATTTTGACAAATATGTAAACGATTCCTTATTTGGGATTAAGCGGCTGGTTAGCAATAATAATTTTTTGAGTGATGTGTAATCGATTACACATATGAACCATGTGAGGAGGAGACAGAAATGGCAAGCAATAAACAAATTGCAGAAAGCGTAATTGAAGCGCTTGGAGGTCATGAAAACATTCAGTCCGTTGCCCATTGTGCAACACGTCTTCGTGTTATGGTGCATGATAAGGACAACGTCGATGTATCAAGCTTAGAGGAAACCGAAAAAGTAAAGGGAGCTTTCTACAACTCCGGACAGTATCAGATCATTTTCGGAACTGGTACGGTAAACAACATCTACAATGAAGTTGTGAATCTAGGGGTTACGGGTACATCAAAGTCAGAATTAAAAGAAGATGCAAAACAACAAGGAAACTGGTTCCAACGTGCGATTCGTACATTTGGTGATGTATTCGTACCGATCATTCCAGCGCTTGTTGCAACTGGTTTATTCATGGGACTTCGTGGTCTGGTTTTACAAGAAGAAATATTAGCATTGTTCGGATTAACACCTGACAGCGTACCAGAAAACTTCATTACGTTAACACAGGTTTTAACAGACACAGCATTTATATTCTTACCAGCATTGGTAGCGTGGTCAACGTTTAAAGTATTTGGGGGAAATCCGACCATAGGACTCGTCCTCGGACTCATGCTCGTCTCCCCATCCTTGCCAAACGCTTGGGCAGTAGCTGGTGGAGATGCAGAACCAATGACATTCTTCGGATTTATTCCGGTATTAGGTTATCAAAGTTCAGTATTACCAGCCTTTATCGCAGGTATTGTCGGGGCCAAGCTTGAAAAAGTCATACGAAAGAAAGTACCAGAAGCGTTAGATCTTGTTGTTACCCCATTTTTAGTATTACTTGTTATGATTACGCTTTCATTATTCGCGATTGGACCAATCTTCCACATCGTTGAACAAGGTATTTTCGAAGCTATGCGCTTCTTACTTGAACTTCCATTTGGTTTAAGTGGACTAATTATTGGTTTTGTGAACCAAATCATTGTTGTTACAGGTGTTCACCACATCTTTAACTTCCTAGAGATTCAGTTATTAAACAATCTTGGATATAATCCATTTAACCCAATCATCACAGGAGCGATTGCAGCTCAAGGTGGTGCAGCACTAGCTGTAGGTATGAAGACAAAAGGGAAGAAGTTACGTGCACTATCCATTTCTTCTGCAACATCTGCATTCTTAGGAATTACAGAGCCGGCAATCTTCGGTGTTAACTTACGCTATGTTCGTCCATTCATTATGGGACTTGTTGGTGGCGGTGTTAGTGGTTTCTTAGCTTCTATCATGGGTCTTAAAGCAACAGGAATGGCCATCACTGTATTACCAGGTGCATTACTATATCTAAATGGACAACTGTTAGGTTATTTCTTCATCAACATTGTTGCCATTGCAGTAGCCTTTGGTCTAACATGGATGTTTGGTTTCAATGACAACATGTTAGATAAAAAAGAATAAAAAATAGAAGAGAAGGCCTTTTCTCGAAAAGGTCTTCTTGCTATTTACATCTGTAAGGAGTTGAACCACATGACAAAAGGGATTATTACACTTGGAGAAGCGTTAATCGACTTTATTCCAACTGACCAAACGAATATGACATATCAAAAAAATCCGGGAGGAGCCCCAGCAAATGTAGCTGTTGGAGCAGCACGACTTGGTGCAAAATCTACTTTTCTTTCAAAAGTTGGACAGGACGTACTTGGCCGATTTTTGAAAGAAACCTTAACGGACTATGGTGTTGAAACGGCAAACATGTCTTTTTCTGAAGAAGCGAATACGAATATCGTGTTTGTTACTTTAGATGAAAACGGGGAACGCAGTTTTGAATTTTATGTCAATCCTTCTGCGGATCAGAAACTTTCAGAATCGGATATTCATGAAGGTCTATTTAAGGAGCATAATGTTTTTCATTTTGGTTCCATCTCATTGATTAAGGAACCTGCTCGAAGCGCTACAATCTATGCGGTAGAACAAGCAAGAAAAGCTGGAGTTTTGGTTTCGTATGATCCAAACCTACGCCTTAGTCTATGGGATAGTGAAGAACAAGCTCGAGAGCAGATGGTATCTGTGTTAGACCAAGTTGATGTTCTTAAAATTTCTGAAGAAGAACTAGAATTCATAACAGGTGAGGCTTCTATTGAAAAAGGAATTGAGAAGCTTAAAGAAAAGTATGACATTCCATTGATCTTTGTCACGTTGGGAGCAGAAGGAAGTCTTGTATATACTGAACAAGGCTCAGCACAAGTAGATGCTCTAAAAGTTAAAGCTGTAGACACGACTGGAGCTGGGGATGCCTTTGTTTCAGGTGTACTTTATCAGTTGAGCGAACGTTCTGGAGATATTCAATCCATTTCAGTAGAGGATGCCGTATATATGGCTAAGTTCGCAAGTGTCTCTGGGGGTTTAGCTGCGTCATCAAAAGGGGCTATGACTGCACTACCTGATCGACAACACGTACAAAACATTTTGGAAAATGGGCAGTAAGGAGATTTTGTTATGAACCGAGATCAACAACTAAGAGAGATGGCTGAGAAAGAAGTCCAACACTATCAATCTATTGTCGAAAAAGATCCCTATCGCCAGAAGTATCATATGATGCCACCTGTAGGATTACTGAATGATCCAAATGGGTTTATTCAGTGGAATGGAACGTATCATATGTTCTTTCAATGGATGCCCTTTGATACGACGCATGGTGCTAAGTTTTGGGGGCACTATTCCTCTACGGATTTAGTGAACTGGGAGTTGGAGCCTGTCGCTCTTGCACCAAGTGATTGGTACGATAAGAATGGCTGTTATTCAGGAAGTGCAGTCGATGATGATGGCAAGCTAAAGGTTTTCTATACTGGGAACGTAAAAGATGAACACGGTAATCGAGAAACCTACCAATGCTTGGCTGAGTCTGTAGATGGGATCGATTTCACAAAAAAAGGTCCATTGATTCGCTTACCAGAAGGATTCACTCCTCATTTTCGTGATCCTAAAGTGTGGAAAGAGGATGGTAAATGGTTCATGGTTGTGGGTGCTCAAACGCTTGATCTAGAAGGAAGCGTTGCTCTATTTGAATCTGAGGATTTAGAGAGCTGGAACTTTAAAGGTGAGCTTTCAAGTTCCAATGGAGAGCTCGGATATATGTGGGAATGTCCGGACCTATTTGCTTTAGGAAATCAGCATGTTCTAGTCTTTTGCCCACAAGGTATGGAATCTGATGGTATGTATTATAACAATGTTTATCAGTCTGGCTATGTCGTTGGAGATTTTGATCCAGAGCAGGCTACTTTTGGACATGGTTCTTTTGTAGAGTTAGATCGCGGCTTTGAGTTTTATGCTCCTCAAACTACAGAGGATGATTATGGACGCAGAATACTTGTCGGATGGATGGGAATCCCTGACCAAAATGAAGAGCATCATCCTACGATCGAGTACCGTTGGATCCACAATTTAACATTACCACGTGAGCTTAAGCTTCATGATGGCAAAGTGTTTCAAAAGCCTGTTGAAGAGTTGAAAAATCTTCGAGGAGAAGAAGTATGTTCTTTTGAATTGGAACAAGGCTATGTAGAAAAAGAGCTTCCAAAATCCTCTGAGATTGTAGTGGATATTGAATCATCAAAGAAATCTGTAGTGTCCATTGACCTTTATGATTTTGCCAAGATAACGTATAACAGAGCTGAAAGGTCCGTGACTTTAGAGCGCAAAAGCTTAGTAGATGGATCTATTGAAGAGAGAACTTGTACGTTAGAAAGTCCGTTAAAAGAACTTCGCTTATTCTTAGATCAATCCACCCTGGAGCTTTTTGTGAATGGGGGAGAAGAAGTGTTTACCTCTCGCATGTTTCCGGATGTAACAGAAGAGAACATTCGATTTGATGTTCAAGGTGATACACATTTAGAAGTGAAAGCATGGGAGTTAGGGTAACATTTAAAATGAAAAAGTTTGGTGAAATAAAGCAGTCCGATTTTAATTAATTGGGCTGCTTTTTTTAGTATCATCTTGAAAATTTTCATTCATAAATGGATAAATGTGTTAAAATGAACAGAACTTTTATTACTAAAAAGATATGTTTCAGAAAAGTTTTGGAGGTTCATAGGGAGGTACATAGTCCAGCAGGCTTTTTGAATAGGTTAGGTGCAAGAATTATAGATATGATTGTTGTAAATATAATAATTGGGGCTATTACAGTATTTTTGTATGGTGAGTTTTTTTATGAAGACTTTCGGCCAATTGATTTGTTAATTGATTTGTTAATTGATTTGTTAGGTTTTCTTTATGGTCTTATCTTCCCAATAGTGGGGTGTAATTGATTAAATAAAAAAGAGGTAATTGTAATTACATAAGGAGTGCGACATAAAAGGGGGAAGATTATAGTGGATACATTAAATCAAAATAGCAAGGCTTGGGATAAGAAAGTAGAAGATGGAGTCGGATATACCTTGCCAGTAAGTAAAAAGATCATTGAAAAAAGTAGAGCAGGCGACTGGAGTATAAAGATGACACCTAATAAAGCTGTGCCGAGAGAATGGTTTCCCGAATCATTAGAGGGTGTGAGCATTCTTTGTTTAGCGTCTGGTGGGGGACAACAAGCGCCAGTATTAGCTGCAGCTGGTGCTGATGTAACGGTTGTAGATTTGTCCGCGAAACAAATAGAGCAAGATCGAGCCGTAGCAGAGCGAGATAGATTGCATATTAAAACCGTGCAAGGAAGTATGACAGATCTCCATTTTTTCAGAGATGCAGAGTTTGATATGATCGTTCACCCTGTTTCCAACTTATTTGTGGAAGATGTGTCGTCTGTTTGGCAGGAAGCTTCAAGAGTGTTAAAAGACGGAGGGACACTCATTGCCGGCTTTACCAATCCAATTCTTTTTATTTTCGATGAAGAAGAGGATATGAAAGGGAAATTAGTCGTCAAGAACACCATTCCTTCGTCCTCATTAGACCATTTGACTGAAGAAGAAGTTAAGAATTATTTCGAGGCTAACCATACAATTGAATTCGGTCATACATTAGAAGACCAAATTCAAGGTCAGATAGATGCTGGGTTTGTTCTTGCAGGCTTATATGAAGATGATTTTGGTGGAAGAAGGCCTTTAGATGAATATATTAAGTGTTTTGTTACTACTAGAGCTATAAAGATGAAAGTGGATTAATATTTTGGAGTTGTTTTCAAGGGGGAGATGTGGGTGAAGGTAAAATATTTAATTCTTATAAGCACATTGTTCATGTTACTAATAGCAGTATTTGCATGTAGTAAAGATGATTCAAGTGATTTTTATACTTCAATAAAAATGGAAGAACTTATAGAAAATAAAAGCTATGAAGAATTTGAAAACATGTTGTCAGATAGAGCTGCTGAGAAGCTGTCGAAAGAAGATTTTGGTCGTTTTCACAAAGTGTTAAGTAAGAAAAAGGAATATTATCCAACCACTACTTTTAGTAAATATGAAATGATTTCGTTTGATAATGAAATCACTTTCTTAATCTCTATAGGAGAAGTAGACGGAGAAACTAAGGTAACCGACGTAAAAATAGTTTCAGAAGAGATGGCAAACAAAATAGGTGAATTGTTCAATATTAAATAGACTTTACTTTACATACAAAATTGTTATTTCTATGGAGGTAGCGAGTGAATATACTAGTTTTTTTGGTCCATTAATAGTGTTTTTAATTGCGCATCCTATAATGTTGATACTGTATAAAGATGTAGCAAAGTTTGTTGATTTAACAAAAAACAAAACACCGACCTTTTTAAAATGGAATCAGTGTTTCTTCATTATTAATTACTTTTTCGCAAAATCTTATCTAGTGCTTTTCCTTTTGCTAACTCATCAATCAGTTTGTCCAAATAGCGAATTTCCTGCATAGTTGGTTCTTCGATATCCTCTACTCGGACCCCGCAGACCACACCTTTGATCAAAGCTCTCGAAGGATTTAGTTGGGGAGCTTCCGCAAAGAAGTCCTCAAAGGTTGTCTGTTTTTCCGGTTGTGCTTCTAACTCTTCCTGGCTATACCCTGTTAACCACCGGATGATTTCATCGACTTCTGTTTTTGTACGTCCTTTTTTCTCTGCCTTCTTAACATAATGGGGGTAGACACTTGCGAAACTCATTGTATAGATCTTATGTTTGGTCATAATTCTTCTCCCTTACATAATTTTCTTTATTATAGTACGAAGAATAGGCGGATTCAACGAAGTAATCGT is a window encoding:
- a CDS encoding LacI family DNA-binding transcriptional regulator, which codes for MTTINDIAKMANVSRTTVSRALNNSGYVSEDVRKKIMNIVEETGYMPSVSAKSLRTKRSGVIGIILPRISTETASRLVNGINDVLSKQGFQILLTDTELQKDKEIEYIRLLKSRQVDGIILSATNINDELLQTIQDVDLPFVSLGQDFPGVTSVVYDDYAASVDVTNMLIQKGYDKIAFIGIGEEDPSVGYERKQAYLQTMAKHNLPIQDQWVEIGDFSIDSGYEGMKRILQNTSEQPNAVFAVTDRMAIGAMEYLKEQGYRIPEDIAVTGIGASVMSKYVSPSLTTVDYFNKEAGEEAARALIAQLQGKNTSKKIKNSYRLILRDSV
- a CDS encoding sucrose-specific PTS transporter subunit IIBC — protein: MASNKQIAESVIEALGGHENIQSVAHCATRLRVMVHDKDNVDVSSLEETEKVKGAFYNSGQYQIIFGTGTVNNIYNEVVNLGVTGTSKSELKEDAKQQGNWFQRAIRTFGDVFVPIIPALVATGLFMGLRGLVLQEEILALFGLTPDSVPENFITLTQVLTDTAFIFLPALVAWSTFKVFGGNPTIGLVLGLMLVSPSLPNAWAVAGGDAEPMTFFGFIPVLGYQSSVLPAFIAGIVGAKLEKVIRKKVPEALDLVVTPFLVLLVMITLSLFAIGPIFHIVEQGIFEAMRFLLELPFGLSGLIIGFVNQIIVVTGVHHIFNFLEIQLLNNLGYNPFNPIITGAIAAQGGAALAVGMKTKGKKLRALSISSATSAFLGITEPAIFGVNLRYVRPFIMGLVGGGVSGFLASIMGLKATGMAITVLPGALLYLNGQLLGYFFINIVAIAVAFGLTWMFGFNDNMLDKKE
- a CDS encoding aminoimidazole riboside kinase; translated protein: MTKGIITLGEALIDFIPTDQTNMTYQKNPGGAPANVAVGAARLGAKSTFLSKVGQDVLGRFLKETLTDYGVETANMSFSEEANTNIVFVTLDENGERSFEFYVNPSADQKLSESDIHEGLFKEHNVFHFGSISLIKEPARSATIYAVEQARKAGVLVSYDPNLRLSLWDSEEQAREQMVSVLDQVDVLKISEEELEFITGEASIEKGIEKLKEKYDIPLIFVTLGAEGSLVYTEQGSAQVDALKVKAVDTTGAGDAFVSGVLYQLSERSGDIQSISVEDAVYMAKFASVSGGLAASSKGAMTALPDRQHVQNILENGQ
- a CDS encoding sucrose-6-phosphate hydrolase, with the translated sequence MNRDQQLREMAEKEVQHYQSIVEKDPYRQKYHMMPPVGLLNDPNGFIQWNGTYHMFFQWMPFDTTHGAKFWGHYSSTDLVNWELEPVALAPSDWYDKNGCYSGSAVDDDGKLKVFYTGNVKDEHGNRETYQCLAESVDGIDFTKKGPLIRLPEGFTPHFRDPKVWKEDGKWFMVVGAQTLDLEGSVALFESEDLESWNFKGELSSSNGELGYMWECPDLFALGNQHVLVFCPQGMESDGMYYNNVYQSGYVVGDFDPEQATFGHGSFVELDRGFEFYAPQTTEDDYGRRILVGWMGIPDQNEEHHPTIEYRWIHNLTLPRELKLHDGKVFQKPVEELKNLRGEEVCSFELEQGYVEKELPKSSEIVVDIESSKKSVVSIDLYDFAKITYNRAERSVTLERKSLVDGSIEERTCTLESPLKELRLFLDQSTLELFVNGGEEVFTSRMFPDVTEENIRFDVQGDTHLEVKAWELG
- a CDS encoding RDD family protein, with the translated sequence MEVHREVHSPAGFLNRLGARIIDMIVVNIIIGAITVFLYGEFFYEDFRPIDLLIDLLIDLLGFLYGLIFPIVGCN
- a CDS encoding class I SAM-dependent methyltransferase, translating into MDTLNQNSKAWDKKVEDGVGYTLPVSKKIIEKSRAGDWSIKMTPNKAVPREWFPESLEGVSILCLASGGGQQAPVLAAAGADVTVVDLSAKQIEQDRAVAERDRLHIKTVQGSMTDLHFFRDAEFDMIVHPVSNLFVEDVSSVWQEASRVLKDGGTLIAGFTNPILFIFDEEEDMKGKLVVKNTIPSSSLDHLTEEEVKNYFEANHTIEFGHTLEDQIQGQIDAGFVLAGLYEDDFGGRRPLDEYIKCFVTTRAIKMKVD
- a CDS encoding DUF2200 domain-containing protein yields the protein MTKHKIYTMSFASVYPHYVKKAEKKGRTKTEVDEIIRWLTGYSQEELEAQPEKQTTFEDFFAEAPQLNPSRALIKGVVCGVRVEDIEEPTMQEIRYLDKLIDELAKGKALDKILRKSN